A stretch of the Chitinophagaceae bacterium genome encodes the following:
- a CDS encoding ATP-binding cassette domain-containing protein, whose product MKENKSDIVVEMVNIQKSFGELNVLKDINLKVKKGETVVVLGKSGSGKSVLIKCIVRLLEADEGKVSILGSDIYALDRKEMNNLRMKIGFLFQSAALYDSLTVRENLEFPLRRSGKPQEEIDKLVMEVLENVGLGDAVDLMPSELSGGMRKRIGLARSMIFKPEIMLYDEPTTGLDPVTAKEISHLILEVQKKYNTTSIIITHDLQCARITANRMMVLKDGVFVAEGTFDKLEKSKDKWVHSFFE is encoded by the coding sequence ATGAAAGAAAATAAAAGTGATATAGTGGTAGAAATGGTAAACATCCAAAAATCCTTTGGAGAACTTAATGTGTTGAAAGATATCAATCTCAAAGTAAAGAAAGGAGAGACAGTTGTTGTTTTGGGCAAGTCAGGTTCCGGTAAATCAGTGCTGATAAAATGCATAGTTCGACTGCTCGAAGCAGATGAAGGAAAGGTATCCATACTTGGCAGCGATATTTATGCTTTGGATAGAAAAGAAATGAATAATCTTCGGATGAAAATCGGTTTCCTGTTTCAGAGTGCTGCATTGTATGATTCACTAACGGTCAGAGAAAACCTAGAGTTTCCACTAAGACGATCCGGTAAACCACAGGAAGAAATTGACAAACTGGTAATGGAAGTATTGGAAAATGTGGGATTAGGAGATGCCGTAGATTTAATGCCATCGGAACTATCGGGAGGTATGAGAAAAAGAATAGGCTTAGCCCGTTCAATGATATTTAAGCCGGAAATAATGCTATATGATGAGCCTACAACCGGTTTGGATCCGGTTACCGCAAAAGAAATCAGCCATCTGATTTTGGAAGTGCAAAAGAAATACAATACCACTTCTATCATCATTACGCATGATTTACAATGTGCCCGGATAACCGCCAACAGAATGATGGTATTGAAAGATGGTGTATTTGTGGCAGAAGGCACTTTTGATAAATTGGAAAAATCAAAAGATAAATGGGTACACTCATTTTTTGAATAA